From Qipengyuania soli:
GCAGGACAAGCCCGGTGCGGTGGCTTACATGCGTCAGGAGCGCCATCCGGACATCGGGATTGGCGGCAAAGGCCTCCGCATAGGCTGCGACCAGATTGTCGTGCGTGGCAGGTTCGGGCAGGGCGATCTTCGCGACGCGCACGCCCCGGCGTTCCCCTAGGGAGTCCATGCACGCCTGCGCACTGTCGTAGTCGAGGTCGGAATAGAGCACGGCATCGCCAGGCTTCAGGCGATTGTACTGAAGGATCAGGGCCTTCAGCGCCTCGGTCGCATTGCGGGTGAGGGTGATTTCCTCGAAGGCCACGCCGAAGAAATCCGCTACCTTCTCCGTCACTTCCTGCAGATCGTCGTTCATGGTCCGGCGGGCGTAATAGCTCGTATCCCGGTTCACCCGTTCGACATTGGCGAGGTAGGCCTGCTGTACCGGGCGGGCCATCATGCCCCAATTGCCATGCTCGAGCTGGATGATTTCGCGCGTGACATCGTACTGGCCGGCGATCTCGTCCCAGTTCCCGGAGAGCGAAGCCTTGCCCAGCGTCGCGGGCAGCAGCGGGAGGGCGGCTGCCCCGAACAAGGTCCTGCGGTCGAATTCCATGACAGCCCCTCGAAGTTGTGTCGCGAGCCTATCAGAGGGGCTTGCCGTGTCGATAGCGCATCACTTGTTCGACACCGCCGCAAACGAAAAGGGCGCCCGGTTTCCCGGACGCCCTCCTCGGTGATTGCGGGGCTATGCCGCCAAAAGGTTAAGCGGAATAGTACATGTCGAATTCGGCCGGGCACGGCGTAGTTTCGACGCGCATGACTTCTTCCCACTTCAGCTCGGCATAGGCGTCGATCTGGTCCTTGGTGAAGACGTCGCCCTTGAGCAGGAACTCGTGGTCGGCTTCGAGGCTTTCCAGGGCTTCGCGCAGGCTGCCGCACACGGTCGGCACGTCGGCGAGTTCGGCCGGCGGCAGATCGTAGAGGTTCTTGTCCATGGCTTCGCCCGGGTGGATCTTGTTCTGGATCCCGTCGAGACCTGCCATCAGCAGTGCTGCATAGGCGAGGTAGGGGTTGGCCATCGCGTCGGGGAAGCGGAATTCCACGCGCTTGGCCTTGTCGCCGGAACCATAGGGGATGCGGCAGGAAGCCGAACGGTTGCGTGCCGAATAGGCAAGCAGCACGGGAGCCTCGAAGCCCGGCACCAGGCGCTTGTAGCTGTTGGTGGTCGGGTTGGTGAAGGCGTTCAGCGCTTTGGCGTGCTTGATGACGCCACCGATGAAATAGAGGCAGGTTTCCGAAAGGCCGCCATACTGGTTGCCCGCGAAGGTCGGCTTGCCGCCATCCCAGATGGAAATATGGGTGTGCATGCCCGACCCGTTATCGTCCTTGATCGGCTTGGGCATGAAAGTCGCGGTCTTGCCATAGGCGTGGGCGACCTGGTGCACGACGTACTTGTAAATCTGCATACGGTCAGCGGTCGTGACGAGCGTGCCGAAGGTCAGGCCAAGCTCGTGTTGTGCCGCTGCGACTTCGTGGTGATGCTTGTCGCAGGGCAGGCCCATTTCGATCATGGTCGAAACCATCTCGCCACGGATATCGACGGCGCTGTCGACCGGGGCGACGGGGAAGTAGCCGCCCTTGGCGCGCGGACGGTGCGCCATGTTGCCGCTCTCGTATTCCTTTCCGGTGTTGGTCGGCAGTTCGATGTCGTCGATGGCGTAGCCCGAGCCGGCATAGCCGTCTTCGAAGCGGACATCGTCGAACATGAAGAACTCGGCTTCGGGGCCGACGTAGACGGTGTCGCCGATACCGGTCGACTTGAGGAATGCCTCGGCGCGCTTGGCGGTGGTACGCGGGTCGCGCGAATACCATTCACCGGTCGAGGGTTCGACGATGTCGCAGAACAGGATCATCATCGGCTCGGCGCTGAACGGGTCCATGTAGACGTGTTCGAGGTCGGGCTTCAGGATCATGTCGGATTCATTGATGACCTTCCAGCCGGCGATCGACGAACCGTCGAACATCAGGCCGTCTTCGAGCTGGTCTTCGTCGAGCGTCTTGGCGACCATGGTCAGGTGCTGCCACTTGCCCTTGGGGTCGGTGAAACGCAGGTCGACCCATTCGACGCCGTCGTCGGCGATCTGCTTCAGGACCTTCTTTGCACTGGACATTGGTATTGCCTCCGTTTGAACTCGTTGGGTTTGGGGCTCTGCGCCCGGAATTGATCAGATGGCGTCGTTGTCGCGTTCGCCGGTTCGGATGCGCAGCGCGCCTTCGATATTCGAGATGAAGATCTTGCCGTCACCGATCCGGCCCGTCTGGGCGGCGGCGGCGATGGCCTCCACGGTGCGTTCGGCGATGTCATCTGCAACGACCACCTCGAGCTTCACCTTGGGCAGGAAATCGACGACGTATTCGGCGCCGCGATAGAGCTCGGTGTGACCCTTCTGGCGCCCGAAGCCCTTGGCCTCGGTCACGGTGATGCCGGACACGCCGATTTCGTGAAGGGCTTCCTTCACCTCGTCGAGCTTGAACGGCTTGATGATCGCTTCGATCTTTTTCACTTGGTTTCCGTCCTCGGGATGCTGCTGCGATTTCGATCCTCGCGCGATTCAATCCAAGAATCGTGCCAAGCGTCGCGTCGGGCCGTAGACGAAGAATCGGGGCCTTCGGAAGGGGTGTTGCGCAATTTTTTGGCCGAATCCGGCTGCTCTTGCGCAACAGCCCGATCGAGATGCCAGACCGGTGCCTAGCGACTGGTCGCGCCGTGCCTAATTTTTGGGCAGGCTAGAGCCGCAGGCCCGCAGTTTCGGGCAGGCCGCAAAGCAGGTTGAGGTTCTGCACCGCGGCCCCGCTCGCACCCTTCCCGAGGTTGTCGAGGCGGGCGACGAGGCGTGCGTTCCAGCCACCGTCATTGCTGAACACAAAAAGTTCGAGGCCGTCGAAAGGCGTATCGTCGGGACCCAGCAGCAATTCGCCGACGGGTTGCTTGTCGTGGACCGTGACGACCGCGGAACCGGCGTAGAATTCGCCAAGGGCATCCCGCAAGGCATCTGCCTGCGGGTCATTCGCCATGGCGTCCAGGTGGAGCGGAACCTCGACGATCATGCCGCGGTAGGCGGGAACGACCGATGGCGCGAAAATGACCGGATGTTCGAGGCCCGCATGGGCCTTCATCTCGGGCAGGTGCTTGTGCTTGAGGTCGTAGCCATAGGCGCGGAATGCGGGGGCGCCAGGTGCCTCGAACCGCTCGATCAGCGCCTTGCCGCCGCCCGAATATCCACTGACCGCATTGACGGTGTAGGGCCAGTCGGCAGGCAGCAGGCCTGCGCGCACCAGCGGTGCGACAAGGGCGAGGAAGCCGGTTGGGTAACATCCGGGATTGCTCACCCGGCGCGCCGTTGCTACCCGCTCGCTGCCGACCAGCTCGGGGAAGCCATAGCACCAGCCCTCGGTCGTGCGGTGCGCGCTCGAAGCATCGATCACGCGGGTGCCGGATACCGGGTCGATAAGAGCGACCGCCTCGATCGCAGCTTCATCGGGCAGGCAGAGAATGGCGACATCCGCTTCGTTCAGCGCCTCGCGCCGGGCGGCGGTATCCTTCCTCTGCGCATCGTCGAGCGTGATGAGGCTGAACTCGCTGCGGCCCGCGAGCCGTTCCGCGATTTCCAGCCCGGTCGTGCCCGCCGCGCCGTCGATGAAGACCTTATTCGTCACTGTCGGCTTCGAGTGCACCGAGGTGCACATAGCCGCTGGGGCCCTCGGGGCCGCACGCGATCCAGGCCCAGTCGCCTGCGACGTCGAGCAGTTCGACCGCCGTTCCGCCCGAAAGTGATGCCCCGTCGCCCGCGTCATCGCGCATGGCGAGCTTGAGAACCGCGCCGCCAGCGGCAACCTTGCGGAGGTGCGGGATCACGTAGTGCGCGGCGAGGTAGCGCCCGGCGAGCGCAATGTGCGCCAGGTCCCCGCGAAGCGGCAGCGTTCCCGGTGCAGGCTTTTCGACCGGACCCTTCAGTCCGACGATCCCTTCGGGAAGTTGGTAGCTGGCCTGTTCGCTCACTCTTTGTGGATGCCCTGAAATTGCGGTTGCGGGCGCTTAACCCCACGGGCGCATTCCCGCAAGACGGCGCCGAAGGTTAGTCCCGACTGAGGACGTATGCATCAGGGTGCATTGCGATGTGCGGCACGATGCATCTGCGCGCGAGACGGGCACTGCGGCAGGTGTTTCTCCCTCAACAGGGAGCCATGTCATGCTGACCAGAGAAGCAACGGACGTTGATCGTGGAGGAGGGATTTCACCGAATCCGCACATGGACCGCGGAAAGGCGATTCTTGCCCGTCACCCCCAAATACGCACCCTCATCGGGCGAAATCCAGGTACTGCGGCGTGGATTGCGCTGACCTGGACGATACAGATGGGCTTGGCGGCGACGGCTGCGACGATGCCGTGGTGGGTCATACTTCCGCTGGCCTATTTCCTCGGTGCCTTCGTTGCCCTGGCCCTGTGGGCCTTGCTCCACGAATGCACTCACGACCTCGTGTTCAGGCGGAGATTGCACAACCGGATGCTGGGTCTGGCAGCGGCGACTCCGTTGGTGCTGCCGGTCGCTGCACCATTTCGAAAGTACCACCGGCTGCACCACCGCCATCAGGGAGATCCGGCAAGAGATGCCGATGTTGCCAGCAGGTGGGAGTGTCGGTTGGTCGGTAGCAATCCCGTCGCGAAGGCCTTCTGGCTTGCGCTAGGTCCAGTGCTGCAGGCGGTAAGGCCGATGCGGATGAAGGGTGTCAGCCTTTTCGACCGGGACTTCGTGGCGAACTGCATTCTACAGGCAGTTTTCATAGCTGCGGTCGCGTCGGTTCTCGGTGGAGGAGCGATTGCATACCTCTTGCTAGCCAATTGTTTCTCGCTTGGACTCCATCCACTTGGAGCGCGCACGATACAGGAGCACTTCACTTTCGCTGACGGGCAGGAGACCTATTCCTACTACGGCCCGACCAACATGTTCGTCTTCAATGCTGGTTTTCACGTCGAGCACCACGATTTGATAGGGGTCCCATGGAATCGCCTGCCGCAGGTGGCCGCCATGGCGCCCGAGCTCTACGCCGGGCTGCATTCTCACCGTTCCTGGTCCGGGCTTCTCGTGCGTTTTCTTTTCGACCCGGAGATTACCCTTGAGAGCCGTGTGGTTCGTCAGCGGGAGAAGATCGCATGAAGAACGCGGGCATCCTAAGGCGTGCAGGCTACAGCCTTGCGGGCCTCCAGATCGCGCTGATGCAGGAACGAAGCCTGCGCAGTCATGTCGTCCTCTCACTTTCGTTGTTCGGCGCGATGGCGGCGCTTGAAGTAGGACGATCGTGGTGGGCCGTAATGCTTCTGGCGGTGGCTGTCGGTTGGGGGTTCGAACTCATGAATGCCGCGGTCGAACGCCTGTGCGATCGGCTGCATCCGGATCGTCACCCCGATATTGGCGCAGTCAAGGACCTAGCCTCGGGCGCGGCTTTCGTTGTCAATGTGACCACCGGCCTGTTGGCCTTGGCGATGTTTTCCGAACGCCTCTAGCCGTAGCGCGTTTGCAGCATGTGCCATGCGGCGCGCAGGCCATAGGCATCGCCGCCCTTGGGCCTGCCGGGCTTGGCTACCGGACGCCACGCAAAGGTGTCGAAGTGCGCCCAGTCGATGCCTTCGCCGACGAACTTGTCGAGGAACAGGCCCGCCACGCTTGCCCCGGCAAAGCCGTTGGTGTGCGAATTGTTGAGGTCGGCGATGTCGGAGGACAGCCATTCCCGATAGGCTTCGGGCAGGGGCAGGCGCCACGGCTGGTCGTCGCTCGCCTTGCCCGCCGCGATGAGTTCCTCGGCAGTTTCGTCGCGCCGCGTCATCAGCGCCGGATAATCGGGACCAAGTGCCACGCGCGCCGCGCCGGTCAGTGTGGCGAAGTCGATGATCAGTTCGGGCTTCTCCTCGCTCGCACGTTGCAGCGCGTCGCCGAGGATCAGGCGACCTTCGGCATCGGTATTGCCGATTTCGACAGTCAGTCCCTTGCGCGTCTTGAGCACGTCGCCAGGGCGGAAGGCATTGCCACTGATCGCATTCTCGACCGCCGGGACGAGCAGGTGCAAGCGAACCTTCAGCTTTGCCCCCATGACGAGGCCTGCTAGCGCGATGGCGTGGGCAGCTCCACCCATGTCCTTTTTCATCAGCAGCATGCCGCTCGCAGGCTTGATGTCGAGACCGCCGGAATCGAATGCGACGCCCTTGCCGACGATGGCCAGAACCGGATCGACCTCCTTGCCCCAGGTCAGGTGCATGATCCGCGGTGCATGGGTGCGGGCCGCGGCACGCCCGACTGCGTGGACCATGGGGTATTCGCGTTCGAGCGCATCGCCCTTCGTCACGCTGAGCTTGGCCGAATGCGCCTTGGCGAGCTTCTCGCACTGCGCCTCGAGCGCCTCGGGCCCCATATCCTCGGCCGGCGTATTGACGAGGTCGCGGACAAGGCTGACGGCCTTTGCCTCGGCAATCGCGGCATCGATCCTGCCAGCCTCCTTGGTCAGGAGGACGCGCGGTCCGACCGGACGCTCGGGCTTCTTGTAGCGGTCGAAAACGTATTGAGCCGTCTGCCAGCCGTGGAGGGCCGGACCGGGTTCGCCATCGACGCGGCGGTAGGTTCCCTCCGGCAGGACTTCGGCCAGCTTGGCGAGGCACCAGCTTGACAGGCTCTCCGGGTTCGCCACGCCGCCCACGGCAAAGAACCCGTCGCCATCGGGCACGATGCCGACCTGGTAGCCACCGCCATCGAACTTTTGCGCCGCCAGGGCCGCGCGCTGGCCCGCCGATAGTTTCTTGACCCAATCGGCAAAGCCGTCGCGATTAACGAGGTGGATGGCTGTCGCTTCCTGGCCCTTGTCGGGCTGGATTAGCGGCGTCTTGTCGGCCATATCGGCGAAGTCCCTCTTTCAACGATTTCCATGGAGGAAACCGGCATGCGAGCGTCCCTGTTCCTGATTTCGCTGGCTCTGTCGAGTGCCGCCTGCAGCGATGCTACCGAGTTTGCCGAAGACGCAGGGGTCAAGAAGGAGGCCGTATCGACTCCGGAGACAGCCCAGGCGAAGGCCGCCGCTGGCGGTGCGAATGCCATCTCCAAGGAAACGGAGCAGTATCAGTTCGCCTACGCCTGGCCTGAAGAAGCCGGGCGACACGACAAGCTGGCCGCATTTCTCCAGGAGGACGCCGATCACATGCAGGGAGAACTGGCCAAGGAAGCGGCAGAGGACTGGAAGGGTGCCGAAGGACAGGACTGGACCCCGCGCCAGCACAGTGCATCGCTGGAATGGAAAGTCGTCACCGACACGCCGCGCTTCCTGTCGCTTTCAGGCCATCTCGCCACCTACTCGGGCGGCGCGCACGGGATGTACGGCGTGGAATCGCTCGTGTGGGACAAGAAGGCGGACGACGGGATGGATGCCAAGGTCCTGTTCCAGTCACCAATCAGGCTCGAAACCGCTCTCGGGGCGGAGCTTTGCGCCAAGCTCAACAAGGAGCGCGAGAAGCGCAGGGGCATCAAGGTCGACCCGAACAGCGGTGACTCGTTCGACAATTGCCCGGGTCTCGACGAGGCGACGGTGCTGGTGGGCTCCTCGACCGGCAAGACGCTCGACCGGCTGACGATCTACTTCGGACCCTATGTCGCCGGTCCCTATGCGGAAGGCGATTTCGAGCTCGATTTCCCGGTGACCGCCGCGGTTCTGGATGCGGTGAAGCCCGAATATGCGAGCGGTTTCAGCATCAAGCGCTGACGGCCTCGCAATTCGACGCTGCAATCGCTATGTGGCGCGCATGACCGAATACCAGGTGATCGACAACGAAACGGCCGTCTACCGCGACGGCACCATCAAGCTCCACGGGCCGGAAGGCTTCGACGGGATGCGCAAGGCCGGCCGCCTTGCCGCCGAAATCCTCGACGAGCTGACCACTTTCGTGCAGCCGGGGGTGACCACCGGCCAGATCGACGATCTGGTGCGGACGATGACGCTCGATGC
This genomic window contains:
- a CDS encoding DUF3298 and DUF4163 domain-containing protein, with protein sequence MRASLFLISLALSSAACSDATEFAEDAGVKKEAVSTPETAQAKAAAGGANAISKETEQYQFAYAWPEEAGRHDKLAAFLQEDADHMQGELAKEAAEDWKGAEGQDWTPRQHSASLEWKVVTDTPRFLSLSGHLATYSGGAHGMYGVESLVWDKKADDGMDAKVLFQSPIRLETALGAELCAKLNKEREKRRGIKVDPNSGDSFDNCPGLDEATVLVGSSTGKTLDRLTIYFGPYVAGPYAEGDFELDFPVTAAVLDAVKPEYASGFSIKR
- a CDS encoding P-II family nitrogen regulator, producing the protein MKKIEAIIKPFKLDEVKEALHEIGVSGITVTEAKGFGRQKGHTELYRGAEYVVDFLPKVKLEVVVADDIAERTVEAIAAAAQTGRIGDGKIFISNIEGALRIRTGERDNDAI
- a CDS encoding leucyl aminopeptidase family protein; translated protein: MADKTPLIQPDKGQEATAIHLVNRDGFADWVKKLSAGQRAALAAQKFDGGGYQVGIVPDGDGFFAVGGVANPESLSSWCLAKLAEVLPEGTYRRVDGEPGPALHGWQTAQYVFDRYKKPERPVGPRVLLTKEAGRIDAAIAEAKAVSLVRDLVNTPAEDMGPEALEAQCEKLAKAHSAKLSVTKGDALEREYPMVHAVGRAAARTHAPRIMHLTWGKEVDPVLAIVGKGVAFDSGGLDIKPASGMLLMKKDMGGAAHAIALAGLVMGAKLKVRLHLLVPAVENAISGNAFRPGDVLKTRKGLTVEIGNTDAEGRLILGDALQRASEEKPELIIDFATLTGAARVALGPDYPALMTRRDETAEELIAAGKASDDQPWRLPLPEAYREWLSSDIADLNNSHTNGFAGASVAGLFLDKFVGEGIDWAHFDTFAWRPVAKPGRPKGGDAYGLRAAWHMLQTRYG
- the glnA gene encoding type I glutamate--ammonia ligase encodes the protein MSSAKKVLKQIADDGVEWVDLRFTDPKGKWQHLTMVAKTLDEDQLEDGLMFDGSSIAGWKVINESDMILKPDLEHVYMDPFSAEPMMILFCDIVEPSTGEWYSRDPRTTAKRAEAFLKSTGIGDTVYVGPEAEFFMFDDVRFEDGYAGSGYAIDDIELPTNTGKEYESGNMAHRPRAKGGYFPVAPVDSAVDIRGEMVSTMIEMGLPCDKHHHEVAAAQHELGLTFGTLVTTADRMQIYKYVVHQVAHAYGKTATFMPKPIKDDNGSGMHTHISIWDGGKPTFAGNQYGGLSETCLYFIGGVIKHAKALNAFTNPTTNSYKRLVPGFEAPVLLAYSARNRSASCRIPYGSGDKAKRVEFRFPDAMANPYLAYAALLMAGLDGIQNKIHPGEAMDKNLYDLPPAELADVPTVCGSLREALESLEADHEFLLKGDVFTKDQIDAYAELKWEEVMRVETTPCPAEFDMYYSA
- a CDS encoding fatty acid desaturase, with translation MLTREATDVDRGGGISPNPHMDRGKAILARHPQIRTLIGRNPGTAAWIALTWTIQMGLAATAATMPWWVILPLAYFLGAFVALALWALLHECTHDLVFRRRLHNRMLGLAAATPLVLPVAAPFRKYHRLHHRHQGDPARDADVASRWECRLVGSNPVAKAFWLALGPVLQAVRPMRMKGVSLFDRDFVANCILQAVFIAAVASVLGGGAIAYLLLANCFSLGLHPLGARTIQEHFTFADGQETYSYYGPTNMFVFNAGFHVEHHDLIGVPWNRLPQVAAMAPELYAGLHSHRSWSGLLVRFLFDPEITLESRVVRQREKIA
- the argC gene encoding N-acetyl-gamma-glutamyl-phosphate reductase, with translation MTNKVFIDGAAGTTGLEIAERLAGRSEFSLITLDDAQRKDTAARREALNEADVAILCLPDEAAIEAVALIDPVSGTRVIDASSAHRTTEGWCYGFPELVGSERVATARRVSNPGCYPTGFLALVAPLVRAGLLPADWPYTVNAVSGYSGGGKALIERFEAPGAPAFRAYGYDLKHKHLPEMKAHAGLEHPVIFAPSVVPAYRGMIVEVPLHLDAMANDPQADALRDALGEFYAGSAVVTVHDKQPVGELLLGPDDTPFDGLELFVFSNDGGWNARLVARLDNLGKGASGAAVQNLNLLCGLPETAGLRL
- a CDS encoding diacylglycerol kinase → MKNAGILRRAGYSLAGLQIALMQERSLRSHVVLSLSLFGAMAALEVGRSWWAVMLLAVAVGWGFELMNAAVERLCDRLHPDRHPDIGAVKDLASGAAFVVNVTTGLLALAMFSERL